In Nocardioides sp. W7, the genomic stretch GCACCGGGGGGACGTCGGGAGCGGACGACATGGCTAAGAGTCTTGCTGAAGCCCGGCGTGCTGCGAAATACCCAGATGCGTGGATTTCCTAGGAAACGGCGTTACTCGCCCGTAGCCTGGCAGTGTGAGTCCCCACACACTCGCCTCGTTCCTGTTGCCGGAGGGCTACGCCAGGCCCGGTGTCGGCGCGGTGCTGCGCGAGGCGAGCCTGGTCGGCGAGGCCGGACGACACGTCGCGCGACGCGTCGGTGATCGGCGGACCCGCCGCGCCGCGCCGTACGCCGGGCGGTCCCCGGAGCGTGCTGCGGACCCGGTCGTCCTGGTGCCCGGCTTCCTCGCCGGCGACCTGTCGCTGAGCCTGATGGCGACGGCGCTGCGCCAGCGCGGCTTCCGCACCTACCGCTCGCACATCCGCGCCAACGTCGGCTGCACGCTCGACGCGGCCGCGCAGCTGGAGGCCCGGCTGGAGTCGGTCGCGCTGCGCCGGGGCAGTCGGGTCCAGATCGTCGGGCACAGCCTGGGCGGCATGCTCGCGCGCGGGGTCGCCGTACGCCGCCCCGACCTCGTGTCGGGCATCGTCACGATGGGCAGCCCGATGCTCGCGCCCGGCGCCCATCACCTGGCCCTGACCGCGAGCATCGACGTCCTGGTCCGGCTGAGCCGCGCCGGCCTGCCCGGCCTGATGTCCGAGGAGTGCGTGGGCGGCGGCTGTGCGCAGCAGAGCTTCGACGAGAGTCGCGAGCCGCTCGCCGACGCCG encodes the following:
- a CDS encoding alpha/beta fold hydrolase; its protein translation is MSPHTLASFLLPEGYARPGVGAVLREASLVGEAGRHVARRVGDRRTRRAAPYAGRSPERAADPVVLVPGFLAGDLSLSLMATALRQRGFRTYRSHIRANVGCTLDAAAQLEARLESVALRRGSRVQIVGHSLGGMLARGVAVRRPDLVSGIVTMGSPMLAPGAHHLALTASIDVLVRLSRAGLPGLMSEECVGGGCAQQSFDESREPLADAVAFTAIYSRRDGIVDWRACVDPIAVPVEVTASHVGMAVDPRVIDRVAAALAEQATPSSVLEVDRGVSA